The following are encoded together in the Bos javanicus breed banteng chromosome X, ARS-OSU_banteng_1.0, whole genome shotgun sequence genome:
- the LOC133242862 gene encoding melanoma-associated antigen B16-like, protein MEKSDGGSTSQEEMEQSSTLQSLSDLENLHIDLLDEKVELLINFLLQKYQMREPVTKADMIGNVVKEYKDDFLEILRSASERMELVFGLDVKEVDPINHSYTLANKLDLTYNGMLSDQQGMPKTGLLIIILGVIFMKGNCATEEEVWKALNMMGIYSGRKHFIFGEPRRLITSDLVMEKYLEYQQVPTSDPPRYEFLWGPRAYAEVSKMKLLEFLAKIHGTNPKSFPSQYEEALRDEEERARARIEATAGTSAMASASSGFSDPY, encoded by the coding sequence atggaaaaatcAGATGGGGGTTCCACTAGCCAAGAAGAGATGGAACAATCGAGCACTTTGCAATCCCTGTCAGACCTTGAGAACTTGCACATAGACCTTCTAGATGAAAAGGTGGAACTGCTAATCAATTTCCTGCTGCAAAAGTATCAAATGAGAGAGCCAGTCACGAAGGCAGACATGATTGGTAATGTTGTCAAAGAGTACAAGGATGACTTCCTTGAGATTCTCAGGAGTGCCTCTGAGCGCATGGAGCTGGTCTTTGGCCTTGATGTGAAGGAAGTGGATCCCATCAACCATAGCTATACCCTTGCTAACAAGCTGGATCTCACCTACAACGGAATGCTGAGTGATCAACAGGGCATGCCCAAGACTGGCCTCCTGATAATTATCTTGGGAGTGATCTTCATGAAGGGGAACTGCGCCACTGAGGAGGAAGTCTGGAAAGCGCTGAATATGATGGGTATATATTCTGGGAGGAAGCATTTCATCTTTGGGGAACCCAGAAGGCTCATCACCAGTGATTTGGTGATGGAAAAGTATCTGGAGTACCAGCAGGTGCCCACTAGTGATCCCCCTCGCTATGAATTCCTGTGGGGTCCGAGAGCCTATGCTGAAGTCAGCAAGATGAAATTGCTGGAGTTTTTGGCTAAGATCCATGGGACCAACCCCAAGAGCTTCCCATCTCAGTACGAGGAGGCTTTGAGAGATGAGGAAGAGCGAGCCCGAGCCAGAATTGAAGCTACGGCTGGCACAAGTGCCATGGCCAGTGCAAGTTCTGGTTTCTCCGACCCTTACTGA